In Rana temporaria chromosome 3, aRanTem1.1, whole genome shotgun sequence, a single window of DNA contains:
- the LOC120930627 gene encoding olfactory receptor 10A3-like yields the protein MVERNQTLVLEFLLLGFGKLHDLTILVFVLFLIIHIMALTSNFLVIVLVVVNQSLHCPAYFFLSQLSLSEILFTSNIVPNMLWLILVGGGNVSVSRCLAQFYLLGVPTIAQCLLLAAMSFDRQVAICKPLHYTIIMTFGNQVQIVISCWLLGFMLSFIIYIFLTRLEFCGPNIINHFYCDISPVVELSCSDISAVEWVTSLVSFPVILSPFLFISATYISILRTILKIPTTTGRQKAFSTCSSHLTIVCVYYGTLTSIYIFPPSSHSVNINKGLSLLYTLVTPLFNPLIYSLRNQDIRRAINKQIQIWSRFLAT from the exons ATGGTTGAGAGGAACCAGACATTAGTCctagaatttttgctcttggGATTCGGAAAGCTCCACGACCTCACGATTTTAGTTTTTGTCTTGTTTTTAATTATACATATAATGGCATTAACCAGCAATTTTCTTGTCATTGTCCTGGTGGTGGTCAACCAGAGTCTCCATTGCCCCGCGTACTTCTTTCTCAGCCAGTTGTCTTTGTCCGAAATCCTCTTCACCAGTAACATTGTGCCCAACATGTTATGGCTGATACTGGTTGGTGGTGGTAACGTGTCTGTTAGCCGATGTCTTGCCCAGTTCTACTTGTTGGGTGTCCCTACCATTGCTCAATGTTTGCTGTTGGCCGCCATGTCCTTCGATCGACAAGTGGCCATTTGTAAACCTTTACATTATACGATAATCATGACCTTTGGAAATCAAGTTCAGATAGTCATCTCTTGTTGGTTGCTGGGCTTCATGCTgtcatttataatatatattttcttaaccAGGTTAGAGTTCTGCGGTCCAAATATTATCAATCATTTCTACTGTGATATTTCTCCAGTGGTAGAACTTTCATGTTCAGACATCTCAGCTGTGGAATGGGTCACTTCTTTAGTGTCTTTTCCCGTCATTCTTTCTCCATTTCTCTTCATTTCGGCcac gtatatctcCATCCTTCGCACAATCCTGAAGATTCCAACCACCACCGGCAGACAGAAAGCCTTCTCTACTTGCAGCTCCCACCTGACCATTGTGTGTGTTTATTATGGAACCCTTACGTCCATTTATATTTTCCCACCGAGCAGTCATTCGGTCAATATAAACAAAGGTCTGTCCTTGCTTTACACCCTGGTGACGCCATTATTCAATCCTCTGATCTACAGCCTACGGAACCAAGATATTCGGAGAGCCATTAACAAACAGATTCAAATATGGAGCAGATTTCTAGCAACTTAG